One genomic segment of Jaculus jaculus isolate mJacJac1 chromosome 2, mJacJac1.mat.Y.cur, whole genome shotgun sequence includes these proteins:
- the Jrk gene encoding jerky protein homolog yields MASRKAAAKGQGGKRKRVVLTLREKIDICMRLERGESRKTLMQEYNVGMSTLYDIKAHKAQLLRFFASSDSRQALEQRRTLHTPKLEHLDRLLYEWFLVKRAEGVPVSGPMLIEKAKDFYEQMRLTEPCVFSGGWLWRFKARHGIKKLEASSDKQVADHQAAEQFCGFFRSLAAEHGLSPEQVYSADETGLFWRCLPNPSPDSGAMPSVKQGKDRLTVLMCANATGSHRIKPLAIGKDGGPRAFRGIQNLPVAYKAQGNAWVDKEIFSHWFHHIFVPSVREHFRTIGLPEDSKAILLLDHSRAHPQDSELVSDNVFTIFLPASVASLLQPMEQGIRRAFMRLFVNPPVALQACSTRLGMNDAVVNVACAWNAVPSQVFRRAWRKLWPTVTFTEGSSSDGEAEHCSPQAHGETLAHILELVREGPSCPSSRLQSSPAEEQAVAGRALDVTGVVAPAQTVGRSEKAEEDPGEDEEAAWERAAAAFEAVLHFAEQQPCFTAREVGQLRALHTVFQRRQRLRLRRVALRAAVKLEARQERPEGCVLTARSVLPCSSTAGDN; encoded by the coding sequence ATGGCCTCCAGGAAGGCTGCGGCAAAGGGCCAAGGGGGGAAGCGGAAGCGGGTGGTGCTGACGCTGAGGGAAAAGATCGACATCTGCATGCGGCTGGAGCGCGGGGAGAGCAGGAAGACACTGATGCAGGAGTACAACGTGGGCATGTCCACCCTGTACGACATCAAGGCACACAAGGCCCAGCTGCTGCGGTTCTTTGCCAGCTCGGACTCGCGCCAGGCCCTGGAGCAGCGGCGCACTCTGCACACGCCCAAGCTGGAGCACCTGGACCGGCTGCTCTACGAGTGGTTCCTGGTCAAGCGTGCCGAAGGCGTCCCCGTGTCAGGCCCCATGCTCATCGAGAAGGCCAAGGACTTCTACGAGCAGATGCGGCTGACGGAGCCCTGCGTGTTCTCCGGAGGGTGGCTTTGGCGCTTCAAGGCCAGGCACGGGATTAAAAAGTTAGAGGCGTCTAGTGACAAGCAGGTGGCAGACCACCAAGCTGCTGAGCAGTTCTGTGGCTTTTTCAGAAGTTTGGCCGCCGAGCACGGACTGTCCCCTGAGCAGGTGTACAGCGCCGATGAGACTGGCCTTTTCTGGCGGTGCTTGCCGAATCCCAGCCCGGACAGTGGAGCCATGCCCAGCGTCAAGCAGGGCAAAGACAGGCTGACTGTCTTGATGTGTGCCAATGCCACAGGCTCTCACAGAATCAAACCATTGGCCATCGGAAAGGATGGTGGCCCCAGGGCCTTCAGAGGCATCCAGAACCTGCCCGTCGCCTATAAGGCCCAGGGTAATGCCTGGGTAGACAAGGAGATTTTCTCACACTGGTTCCATCACATCTTTGTCCCCTCAGTGAGAGAACACTTTAGAACCATAGGTTTGCCCGAAGACAGCAAGGCCATTCTCTTGCTGGACCACTCCCGGGCTCACCCACAGGACTCCGAGTTGGTGTCGGATAATGTCTTCACCATCTTCCTGCCTGCCAGCGTGGCCTCCTTACTGCAGCCCATGGAGCAGGGCATTCGCAGAGCCTTCATGAGGCTCTTCGTCAACCCTCCCGTCGCCCTGCAGGCCTGCTCCACGCGCCTTGGCATGAATGACGCCGTCGTCAATGTGGCGTGCGCGTGGAATGCTGTGCCCAGCCAGGTCTTCCGGCGGGCCTGGAGGAAGCTGTGGCCCACAGTCACGTTCACTGAAGGCTCCTCCTCAGACGGGGAGGCTGAGCACTGCAGCCCCCAGGCTCACGGTGAGACCTTGGCCCACATCCTTGAGCTTGTGAGGGAAGGGCCATCTTGCCCCAGCAGCAGACTCCAGAGCAGCCCGGCTGAAGAGCAGGCTGTGGCAGGGAGGGCGTTGGATGTCACCGGCGTGGTGGCGCCAGCCCAGACAGTCGGGCGTTCGGAAAAGGCGGAGGAAGACCCCGGCGAGGACGAGGAGGCCGCCTGGGAGCGGGCGGCTGCGGCCTTCGAGGCGGTCCTGCACTTTGCGGAGCAGCAGCCGTGCTTCACCGCCCGGGAGGTGGGGCAGCTGCGGGCGCTGCACACGGTGTTCCAGAGACGGCAGCGGCTGCGGCTGCGGCGCGTGGCGCTCAGGGCTGCGGTCAAACTCGAGGCCCGCCAAGAGCGCCCCGAGGGGTGTGTGCTCACAGCCCGCTCTGTCTTGCCCTGCTCATCCACGGCCGGTGACAACTGA